A single region of the Lysinibacillus sp. B2A1 genome encodes:
- a CDS encoding DUF2487 domain-containing protein → MYFNANDVTSFMAQKEFIDTAIVPLVSIDLTSEKMKQSGAEADFLLSLTSFIEQQFKGRLILLPPFSYSAAMKNEELPQQLESQLHNAGFKHVFFITCDHFWTNIGEVVNVIWLPAIPLESMDKGVKNSILEDQLRQVIPTFSTKWAQI, encoded by the coding sequence ATGTATTTTAACGCAAACGATGTGACATCGTTTATGGCGCAGAAGGAATTTATCGATACAGCAATTGTTCCACTCGTATCTATCGATCTAACTTCTGAAAAAATGAAACAGAGCGGAGCAGAAGCAGATTTTTTGTTATCGTTGACGTCATTTATTGAGCAGCAATTTAAAGGCCGTTTAATACTGTTGCCACCATTTTCGTATAGTGCAGCTATGAAAAATGAAGAATTGCCTCAGCAATTAGAATCACAATTACATAATGCTGGTTTTAAGCATGTGTTCTTCATTACTTGTGACCATTTTTGGACAAATATTGGAGAAGTAGTAAATGTTATTTGGTTACCAGCGATTCCATTAGAAAGCATGGATAAAGGTGTGAAAAACTCTATTCTTGAGGATCAACTACGACAAGTGATTCCGACTTTTTCGACCAAATGGGCACAGATTTAA